Genomic DNA from Candidatus Nitrosopumilus koreensis AR1:
ATCTGATAGTGATTCGTTTACCAAGACCCGGTCAAATTTCTTGATTAATTCTACGTTGTTTTGACTCAGGTCTTTTTCCATCAATGCAAAGGTTCTGGTGATAATCTTGTCATAATTGTATAATCTGATCGAGCAATGCTTTGGGCTTGAAATGTGCTGTTTTGACATTCTAGTATATGATATACTGGCAGAGTATTAAACCAGAATGACAATGCTCCCACCGGGATTTGAACCCGGGTCACAGCCTTGAGAGGGCTGTATGCTTAACCGGACTACACTATAGGAGCTTAATCGGAAACAACTCTCATCTCAATTTAAAGGAAAGGTTTTGACTTTACATGAATTTGTTAAACTTTGTAAGTTTGGCCATTTATAGAAAATCTCGTAATATCATTTTAACATGGATTTGAAAAAACTTGCTGAAAGACTAGAGTTATCTGATTTTCCTGCAGGTTTAGGGGGGTGTAGAATTTCTGAGAACTTTTTTGATTCATGTGGATACGATGTTATAGTTTTTGATGAACAATCGATTCCTGATCAAATCGTGCAAATTGATGATGACTATATTGTACTTCATCATGGGACATTTTCTGAAACAAATTCAAAAAAACTCTTGCAATATGATGATCTGAAAATCATTCAAGATGACTCTTGGGAACTTCGTATGTTTTTATCAAAAATTAAAGAAAAACGATCCTCTTTGTTTGCTGACTTCGCTAAAAACTCCTTGATAGAATCGATGTTTTGTTGCCAAAAGACCAAAGAAGCAATTGATAATTCCAATGAATTTTCTCCATGCTGGCAAAAATGTGCGTCATTTTATTTGGCTGATGCAATTGCATCATTGAATAATCAACGACTAGGACCTACACACATGCTTAACTCTCTGAGAAGACTTAAAAAAAACTCCTGTTAATGAGCACATCTCTGTTGTAACTCAGACAGTTGGTATAGAAAGGGCCACGCTTGTTCTGCTGGAACGTATGGTAAAATCCACTATTGGATTTAATGATATGGTTAATCAAAACGACTCTTCCCAAATTATTCAAAGAAAGTATGACTATTTTGTAAAAAATTCAATGATCTCTGATTGCTATTTTTACCTAGGTTACATCAACAAGGATAACTTCATAAAAATCAAAGATACGCTAACCCGGAACCCTGATCTAATCCATGTATTAAAAACTGCATTTGATATTGAGGCTGACTCTAATGTCTTGCTACAACAGGCTGATCTTATTCAAAATTCTTGTAATGTCTTGCTTGCCGCAGGCTTGAAACAATAACTTCTATCCTTTTGTACTAACCTTTTAAAATAAGTAAGATTATGATTTGTCATGACAGATCAAGCATGTGGATGCGAAGCTGATAGCGGCGATCCTGATTATGCATGTGATTGTGCAATGCAAGGTCATTGCATCTGTAGTGCAGATTGCAAATGTAACACTGACGTTTGTAAAGAAGCTACTAAAGACATGTAATTGGATTTTTCCAATTTTTTCTTTTATTTTTAAAATTATTCTTCGTCTTCCTCAAAACCCCACGATTTCACCAATTCTTTTTGGAACTTGTCGTTTTGTTTTGAATCTAGTGCAAATCCGCAATTTTTGTGGGTTGGGACAACAGTCATTCCATCTAACTTGAATTCAACTTCATACAAGTGAACTTTTGGGCATTCACACATGTCTAGTCACCCTCTAAATTTTCCTCTATATTTGCTTATTTGAACTAGGCTGAATAACGTTTAACTATCCGTTTTGCCCATTTTTTTTCAGATTTGAAAACAATATTTCTAATATTTCCAATAATTATGGGACTTCTTTTAGGTACTGCATTGTTGCCATCTGCATCTGCACAATTCAATTCTGCAGGTGGTGTTGACAAAGAAGGAACATGGTACGTTGGTGAAGGTCTCAAAAAAGGAGATTATTTTTCATATAAAATGTGTCATGTAGATTACAAGGAATGTGCCCAATTTGAATTGGATATGTGGATCAAAGGAGACAGACAAGTTGGCAGTGAAACAAAATGGCTAGCTGAAGTTGTTGTTTATGATGGCAACAAGGTAATTGTTGGTGAAATGGAATTGGGAAAAATTGCCCCTGAACCAACTGGTGGCAGTGAGTCATTAGGAGTCTATCGTGGTGCATTCAAGTCTTCAATAGCATGGCTATCTGCGTTTGCCACTGCTGATGGAAGTGCCGGTGGCAAAGGTCCAAAAGCATTCAGTGCTGCCTCTTGGGGAAAAATTGGAAACATTGGTGGTGAACAAGTACTTCCACTTGCACTTGAAACAGTCACTGTTCCATCTGGAACTTGGGATACTGTTTTAATTGGATGGAAGACTGGTGGTTATTCTAGTAAAGTTTGGATTGTAGATGAATTTCCATTTCCTGTAAAGGCTCTTACTTTGACTCATGTTTCAGAAGGAATTCCTCCAACTGAATATAAATTTGAATTATTGGACTATAAAGAAAACGTGACCAGCAGTCCTTTTGAAGGAATAGTTTCAACTGCTGATATTTTTCAAGCACAAGGATGTGAAACTGATTTTGAAAGAACGTCTAGTGTGAAAAAACCCACAAAGAACTTCTCTTACCAAGTACGTGCATTTTACGGTCCTGAAGATCCTGTTCAAGGATGTGAAATGCAATGGCTGATAGAATTCATCAGCAAATATGATGACACTGAATATCTCAATCAGGTTCAGTTTGATGTCTTAGTTGTAGATGATAATTTGACTCCTTTGAGATCTCTTGCACAAGAAGAAGGTCGGCAGTACCTCTACTCCCCATCTGGTCAACATCTTATTGATATGATAGTTGAAGAAGAGCCTGGAACTGTAAATTATGTTATTTGGATTTATGGTCTCGCACCTGAAGGAATTGCCCCCTCGACCGCTACTGATTATTTGAAAATCCCACTAACTGTGTATCCTGCTGATGGGAGTGTTATTCCGGACGTACAACCCACAACAGCAATTCCTGCATGGATAAAGAACAATGCTGGTTGGTGGGCAGATGGTGCAATTGACGATAACTCGTTTGTTCAAGGAATCCAATTCTTAATTAAAGAAGGAATTATGAAGATTCCACCAACTGCACAAGGAACTGGCTCTTCTAATGAAATCCCTTCTTGGATTAAACAAAACGCTGCATGGTGGGCAGATGGTGCAATTGACGATAACTCGTTTGTTCAAGGAATCCAATTCTTAATTAAAGAAGGAATTATGAAAATTTCTTCTTAATTGTCTACATTCAAATTGTGATCCTCTGAAAAATCTTTGAAGAATAATGGTCGGTCTTTTCAAACACCCTAAACGTCAGATAAAGAAATTACTAAAAGATGGTGAATACGGGGAAGCGATTAAACTTGGAAAAAGTTTAGAATCTCAATATTCTAATGATCATGATTTTATGTTCATTATGGGCAGTGTCTACTTTATAGTAGATGATGCAAAAAAAGCACTGCCTTATTTTGAAAAGGCATTCCAACTAGATCCAAATGACGTTGAGACACTTACTCTCAAAACCAATGTACATTTGGCTTTGGAGCAAAAAAACGAAGCAATAGATTGCTGCAAGCAAATTCTAAAAGTAGACGCAAAAAATTCTGAAGCCCAAGACTTGCTTGAGGAACTAGAAAGCCTGTAGATTATTTCTTTTTCATCTGATATGCGTTTTCCATCAGCCAATCACAAAACGCTGTGACCTTTTCATCAAATTCTGTCCATATGTGAACTGAGTGCGGCAAAATATCTATCTTCCAATTTTCTCCAAAAACTCTGACCCCTTCTTTGTTCTCATACATGTATGCATCTTCGGTCTTAACATCTCCTAGAAACTCTAATGCTTTTTGCTTGATTTGTTGACGGTCTATTGGGAATCTCTTTCTCTCATAGTCTACAATCAAACTCAAATCTCTTTTCCCATACATCTCAAATTCTTCAATTCTTCCCTCTTTTGGAAAATTTACCACAAGTTTGATGTTGTATTTTTTGCCTACCTCTTTTCCAATATCTACAATTCTAGTATATCCCATTGCCGGATTTTTTTTTAAGAGGAATCTTATCTGTGCCAAGTCTTTTTTCAATGCATCTTGAAGATCTGAAATCAATTCTGAAAATATCATGGTTATTTTAAAAAGAAATTCCTATTATAACCATTAATTTTTCCCAGATTGGTTTTTTTATGACTTTGAATGGCTTAGATCATGGCAATGCCCACTGGTGATTCTATGAGAACTGGCGATGAGTCTGAGAGAACAACTGATGTGAATTCCTACCAGAGAACCTGTATGGACTTTATCGAAGACATCTCCCACGACTACGAGGCTTGGGTTGATTATTACAAACTGCCTGAGGATGAGGACAAAATACGAAGAAGTGGAATTCGTGCAACTATCACTAAAACAAATACTTGGATTGCCAAGGTTGCACAATCAATCCCTGCAGTTGATGTTGTGATGAATGACGGCATTCAAAAGATGGCCGAATCCACTGCTGGAAAACCACTCCAAATTGGAGTGTTTGTAAACAAAACTGCAAGCTATACTGAAGCAAAACCTGGCATAATTGATGTCAATGTA
This window encodes:
- a CDS encoding tetratricopeptide repeat protein; amino-acid sequence: MVGLFKHPKRQIKKLLKDGEYGEAIKLGKSLESQYSNDHDFMFIMGSVYFIVDDAKKALPYFEKAFQLDPNDVETLTLKTNVHLALEQKNEAIDCCKQILKVDAKNSEAQDLLEELESL